From a single Micromonospora sp. WMMD1102 genomic region:
- a CDS encoding maleylpyruvate isomerase family mycothiol-dependent enzyme, whose translation MATSADTPIAALRSGHDELAALVRDLGPTDLTRPSGASEWQVSQVLSHLGSGAEINEATLNVALGDGPGLDADFNKQVWARWDAMSPIEHAEGFLEANRRLVERYESLDAATRSSLRIDLGFLPEPVDLATAAAMRLSEFALHEWDVEVAFNRYATVAPAAVPLLLDRLDGLLGWIGRPEAVGERPVELALRLTDPDRSLGLRLTDRVELVELPEEPAGEISGPAEAFLRLAAGRLAPEHTPDTMTVTGRLGLADLRQVFPGY comes from the coding sequence ATGGCCACTTCTGCCGACACGCCGATCGCCGCCCTCCGCTCGGGCCACGACGAACTCGCGGCGCTGGTCCGCGACCTCGGTCCGACCGACCTGACCCGGCCCTCCGGGGCCAGCGAGTGGCAGGTGTCGCAGGTGCTCAGTCATCTCGGCAGCGGCGCCGAGATCAACGAGGCGACCCTCAACGTGGCGCTGGGCGACGGCCCCGGGCTGGACGCCGACTTCAACAAGCAGGTCTGGGCCCGCTGGGACGCGATGAGCCCGATCGAGCACGCCGAAGGGTTCCTGGAGGCCAACCGGCGGCTCGTCGAGCGGTACGAGTCGCTGGACGCGGCGACCCGGAGCAGCCTGCGCATCGATCTCGGTTTCCTGCCCGAGCCGGTCGACCTGGCGACCGCGGCCGCGATGCGGCTCAGCGAGTTCGCCCTGCACGAGTGGGACGTGGAGGTCGCCTTCAACCGGTACGCGACGGTGGCGCCAGCGGCGGTTCCGTTGCTGCTCGACCGGCTCGACGGCCTGCTCGGCTGGATCGGCCGGCCGGAGGCGGTCGGCGAGCGGCCGGTGGAGCTGGCGCTGCGGCTGACCGACCCGGACCGGTCCCTGGGGTTGCGGCTGACCGACCGGGTCGAGCTGGTGGAGCTGCCGGAGGAGCCGGCCGGGGAGATCTCGGGTCCGGCCGAGGCGTTCCTGCGGCTGGCCGCCGGCCGGCTGGCGCCGGAGCACACCCCCGACACGATGACCGTGACCGGCCGGCTCGGCCTGGCCGACCTGCGTCAGGTCTTTCCCGGCTACTGA
- a CDS encoding alpha/beta hydrolase: protein MTDLPHDREATTHDREATTRDRERTIGSRESTIESRETTIGSRETTIESGPVPIVARDHGGSGHPMLLLHGAGGNLVQLAGLAGELRSTYRVVTVDLRGHGRSGDGPWKWDEVLDDLAAVADGLGLDRPAVVGVSLGGMLASLWAARHPDCPGAVSLDGNTPPSRPDDLAGLEPERAAAELDRLAQVFDRMSAGMAQPLTPEQVAAAVAGQRAEARRYGADEELWEEGFRRNMVPAEAGTSRSRLLPALVGELRATIASVDLIPVYRDVRCPLLLVLATEDLPEQRPFHDLYAAHRRRNLERLATVRDNPWLDVVPLDGASHAMVVERPRELAELIRTFLSRRTAPSS from the coding sequence GTGACTGACCTGCCCCACGACCGCGAGGCGACCACCCACGACCGCGAGGCGACCACCCGAGACCGCGAGAGAACGATCGGAAGCCGCGAGAGCACCATCGAGAGCCGCGAGACGACCATCGGAAGCCGCGAGACGACGATCGAGTCCGGCCCGGTGCCGATCGTCGCCCGGGACCACGGCGGCTCCGGCCACCCGATGTTGCTGCTGCACGGCGCGGGCGGCAACCTCGTGCAGCTGGCCGGACTGGCCGGGGAACTGCGCTCGACATACCGGGTGGTGACGGTGGACCTGCGCGGACACGGGCGTTCCGGCGACGGCCCGTGGAAGTGGGACGAGGTGCTCGACGACCTCGCCGCCGTCGCCGACGGCCTGGGGCTGGACCGACCGGCGGTGGTCGGCGTCTCTCTCGGCGGGATGCTGGCCAGCCTCTGGGCGGCCCGGCACCCGGACTGCCCCGGGGCGGTCAGCCTGGACGGCAACACGCCGCCGAGCCGCCCCGACGACCTCGCCGGGCTGGAGCCGGAGCGGGCCGCCGCCGAACTCGACCGGCTGGCCCAGGTCTTCGACCGGATGTCCGCCGGGATGGCCCAGCCGCTGACCCCGGAACAGGTGGCGGCGGCGGTCGCCGGACAGCGCGCCGAGGCCCGGCGGTACGGCGCCGACGAGGAGCTCTGGGAGGAGGGCTTCCGGCGTAACATGGTGCCGGCCGAGGCCGGGACGAGCCGGTCGCGTCTGCTGCCGGCGCTGGTCGGGGAGCTGCGCGCGACCATCGCGTCGGTGGACCTGATCCCGGTCTACCGGGACGTCCGCTGCCCGCTGCTGCTGGTGCTGGCCACCGAGGACCTGCCGGAACAGCGCCCGTTCCACGACCTCTACGCCGCACACCGGCGCCGGAACCTGGAGCGGTTGGCGACGGTACGGGACAACCCGTGGTTGGACGTGGTCCCACTCGACGGCGCCAGCCACGCCATGGTGGTCGAGCGCCCGCGCGAGCTGGCCGAGCTGATCCGGACGTTCCTGTCCAGGAGGACCGCGCCGTCCAGCTAG